AATAGACTTAGCTCGCTCCCACAAAGGTACAATTCCTAATATATCAGTCAGGGTATCACTTAAGTCAGTAACTCCAGAAATAAAAGTTCCAAATGCAGAATTAAATGCCAAAAATGTTCCCATATTAAGTCCAGTATTACCTGTGGCTTGACTCATTTGCATAGATAAAATTGCAAACCAAAATATGAGAACTGAACTTACTAAAGGTAAGGTTTCATTAAATACCGAAACGTCGTCATCAATTCGTTGAATATCAGCCGTTAATTTAACAGACTGACTATACTTTTTTGCCCAAGCTGCAAATGCTCGTCCTTCTGCTGCGGATACTCGCAATTTTGATACTCCGTTAATCAGTTCTATTGTTAGTCCGTTAATATCTCCATCGGCTGTTTCTTGCTTTCTTTCTTTACGAACTAAACGCGTGCCTGATACCAAGGTAACAATAGCTACTATTACAGTTAAACCTACTCCAATAAAGGCAAGTTGCCAACTGTAAAAAAACATTAATCCTAAATTCAATAAGGAAAACACAGCACTCAACAATGTGCGTTGTGTTGCACCACTAAGTAGGCGGCGAATTTGGCTAACTGCCATTAAGCGAGTTAGTAAGTCACCTGATGAATAACTACGGAAAAATGCAGGTTTTAAATTAAGTAGTCGATCCCAAACCGCAGGTTGTAAGGCACTATCAGCAGCGTTTTCTACTCGTAAAGATAGAATTGCTTGAGCCATACCAAAGGCTGATTTGCCAATAGCAGTAGCAATTAAAACTAAACCAATTTGCCATAATAAAAGGCGATTACTATCAGGAATTGCATCATTTACTAAAATAGCCGTTGCTTGGGGTGTCACCATCCCTAATAATGTTCCGATGATTCCTAATACTAGGATCGCAATAATATTTTTTTCGTAACCTTTTGTGCCAAATCGAAACAATTCAATAGCGTGCCGAACAAATGGCGGTAACGGTCGATAAAACATAAAACTCTCAGGTGAGAGTGTCTGCGCTACTGCTTTTGTTACTCGCGTTTTAGTTCGTTCAACTGGATCAAATAAAACATAATAATTCCCTTTTTCAGGTAATAATGCAACTGGCTTTTTATCCAAGTTGGTATAAGCTAATAAAGGGCCATATTCATGCTTCCACCAATCTCCTACTAGTAAAACGCGACGAGTCCGAAATTGGGAAGCACGAGCGATCGCTTCCAACGGATCTTTTACTCGACTAAGATCTTCAGATTTCGCCGGAGGATTTATTGTAATTCCCATTGCTCGACCGATCGCACCAGATGCAATTAACAGAGGTGTTCCTTCTGGGAAAAGTTCGGTTTGGCGAGGATGCAAAACCTCCGTCAATTCTGCCAACGCTGTTTCCTTGACTTGAAGGTTAAGAACTTCCCGTTCTTGAAAGCGGCGAAATTGTTCTTCTTTTTTCTTAATTTCTAATAAATTTATATAATGTAATAAAAATTCTTGGAATTGACTTATTGTTGTTGGGAAAATCTCTGCAAAAATTTGAATTTGGCGATCAATTTCCAACTCCCTAATTCCCAATTGCAACTCAACTTCTTCTTCGGCTAAAATCCAAATTTTGGATAGGAGAGGAAATACTGGAGAGGTTGGATTTAACTTCAGTTCCTTAATCCCCA
The genomic region above belongs to Phormidium ambiguum IAM M-71 and contains:
- a CDS encoding NHLP bacteriocin export ABC transporter permease/ATPase subunit produces the protein MVNLIQKVNRIKGNELLLLNDSQTIWIVQSGSFALFTTLFEGNEPKGIRRYLFAVNAGEALFSATPKQQRGILAVALEETELIALDIDDFMADIRAGNCSNIALLSSWIHHWGEWLIGQKLTPPDNTLQVNSSYYLSLQKGQALRSLPETIAWVKVQQGEACWMGIKELKLNPTSPVFPLLSKIWILAEEEVELQLGIRELEIDRQIQIFAEIFPTTISQFQEFLLHYINLLEIKKKEEQFRRFQEREVLNLQVKETALAELTEVLHPRQTELFPEGTPLLIASGAIGRAMGITINPPAKSEDLSRVKDPLEAIARASQFRTRRVLLVGDWWKHEYGPLLAYTNLDKKPVALLPEKGNYYVLFDPVERTKTRVTKAVAQTLSPESFMFYRPLPPFVRHAIELFRFGTKGYEKNIIAILVLGIIGTLLGMVTPQATAILVNDAIPDSNRLLLWQIGLVLIATAIGKSAFGMAQAILSLRVENAADSALQPAVWDRLLNLKPAFFRSYSSGDLLTRLMAVSQIRRLLSGATQRTLLSAVFSLLNLGLMFFYSWQLAFIGVGLTVIVAIVTLVSGTRLVRKERKQETADGDINGLTIELINGVSKLRVSAAEGRAFAAWAKKYSQSVKLTADIQRIDDDVSVFNETLPLVSSVLIFWFAILSMQMSQATGNTGLNMGTFLAFNSAFGTFISGVTDLSDTLTDILGIVPLWERAKSIVQGTPESDSTKADPGRLTGKIIIDRVIFRYREDGSLILNDVSIHAEPGEFIAIVGPSGSGKSTVFRLLLGFETPASGTIYYDDQDLAGLDIQAVRRQLGVVLQNGKINSGSMFDNITCGALVTLEEAWEAAQMAGLAADIEQMPMGMHTVVSEGGTNLSGGQRQRLLIARAMVLKPKIVLMDEATSALDNRTQAIVSESLDKLKATRIVIAHRLSTIRNADRIYVIEAGRLVEVGSFEKLVNQNSLFARLVARQLE